From Sporocytophaga myxococcoides, one genomic window encodes:
- a CDS encoding SpvB/TcaC N-terminal domain-containing protein, with protein MDSRKPIGKASAMSENTLTDSSGILNSFREGKAKTKSNAIEIPSISLPKGGGAIKGIDEKFTVNAVNGTASFSIPLPFSQARGVTPSLSVSYNSGSDNGIFGLGWNLNLSSIKRKTDKLLPQYLDSINGSADSDIFQFSEAEDLVPEFSKADDGTFLKDEKDDYIIYEKNSEDDLYVIRFFRPRIEGLFARIERWTKKDGSDIKWRVITSDNITTLFGWSINSRIADPQDDKKIFEWLPEFTFDDKGNCCNYIYKSEDLEGIDLNLIHNKNRIKNNSITYTNLYIEKVLYGNITPYKNFGDAFPSNEDFLFKTVFDYGTTINNENPETFHPWDFRNDAFSEYKSGFEIRTTRLCKRVLLFHHFKGENEYDGLVRSLNFEYDTSTEQDFTFLKSITSIGYIKKADGSYSSKKLPPFEFEYQKHVWNNEIKSIPPEALMHAPSGIEESPYQFVDLFNEGLSGILSEQETGWYYKHNLGDGNFEPAKLVSPKPSFAGLGSHLQLADLDADGGKQLVSYINEPKGYFELNDDNEWQLYQNFKTLPNINFNDPFTRMIDLNGDGKPELVISEDNVFTWYESEGRNGFKDARKTTKPSDEEIGPHLIFADLKQIIFLADMSGDGLTDIIRIRNGEICYWPNLGYGKFGAKVAMDNAPVFDHEDIFNPSFIKLADIDGSGIPDIIYLGKNKFSCYKNLSGNSFSIKPFEIPFFPEIHSLSNFNVTDFLGTGVACIIWSSPLAKDATTPLKYIDLMNSKKPHVMVSYKNNMGKEVSLEYSPSTKFYIEDKLAGKPWVTKLHFPVHCVSKATSEDKITGHKFSSNYKYHHGYYDHFEREFRGFGMVEQTDAETFEHWVKSGATNITVADLHQEPVITKQWFHTGSFLRKDKILSHFEHEYWYEEMGRQGFTAVNHEKKLDDAFIIPSKGIPQSVIDNLSSEEYQEALRACKGMPLRSEVFAHDAIKFGNTPNARKKELTPFSVDTHNCVIELLQPKGKNRYAVFIVKESEAINYSYERNTEDPRIGHTLNIKLDEYANVLESVSVVYPRRIENISLPIEIQDAQNKLAITFTKNEFTNDAFDNNANRMRLLAEVKTYELKGVIKTGDYYSLKDFQNILDDVNSSQALYHELDKPLDTNKAQRRLIEHVKTLFYRNDLTGPLSLKTLETKAIGFESYQLAYTPQLLNDIFGAKVNDALIELEGKFRHSIDELGNPDSDWWVRSGTTQFIEGTETLTDAQNRFYVPLSYTDPFGSKTKVKYYRSYFLFLEETEDVLGNKTKVSEFNFRTLSLNRMMDINGNLSEVLTDELGLVKAMAIMGKGSQADDLSNLKEETDVTENAAVFSFFNLPETPHGVTDSITLINIGRQLLQNATARFVYDFDAYKNTGKPVVVASILRETHFRNEDGDLNPETRLQISFEYSSGAGQVTMKKVQAEPGLAKRVRVQLNNSVLVEEVDTGTLLRWIGNGKTIVNNKGNVVKQYEPYFSVSNNYEDYKELVQTGVSSLMFYDAIGRLIRTDMPDGTFFSVTFDSWKQVMFDANDNVLESDWYKRRTNNTRADFITDIKEQEAAAKTSLHADTPGQMHLDTLSRPVLSIAHNKNTITNTDEYYNTFAELDVEGNLRSVKDARGNVVMAYKYDMLGNLVYQSGMDNGQRWLLTNVIGNPLRTWDERFHEFQYFYDEAHRPTHSKVLGGDGTPLNHIFDRIIYGESLLTSIRTDSNRFNEGALQKDNVLGQVIKHYDTGGLIDTPLFDFKGQPKSTSRRIFIKYKETANWIDANLSIDLESDTYTFITQTDALGRIVHQTTPDGSVITPLYNEAGLLDSEAVLHPGAILAKSYIKTINYNEKGQRERIIYGNDVITHFTYDKDTLRLKRLVSRRQNNGLLQDLQYTFDATGNITHIHDNAIPTVFFDNMQINAVSEYTYDAFYRLVEASGRENNAALNFSICDNWNDKPFLHNMNLGNPMAVRHYTQRYQYDAVGNIVEMKHLATGGNWTRGYEYETSNNRLKRTFIGDNGNPIDYTNYAHHAKHGYLEKLPHLEKIGWNFKEEVVLTSRQHCTGDNIPVITYYQYDGSGQRIRKITENQANSGVSTSKKEERIYIGGYEIYKKHSGAQAGLERVSLSLMDGDHRFVMIETRNDVDDGTEKQLVRYQLHNHLGSSSLELDNSAQVISYEEYHPYGTTAYQANNATIKSTAKRYRYTGMERDEETGLEYHSARYYLPWLGRWLSCDPIGVKGGINLFTYCNNNPIIRTDAKGTEWELTWKFWQWEPINFTKEEIVPTAKVFSGNVVGTVHAIFGYDTDRELDPDQAAGYEWAQDTFRWQRFKPVQKLRDKIINSPTASKIVANVLGFMSAFVPFAPSGDDLPESMQYDYKRMSFAASSTAMLMGLAKPSKGQNFSPPPSPALVTDTGALVTTVSSSSVTTGMGPFAMAMAASKDASSKGSAQSPQKTSKKVTHKGVATDILKANKENRSNQTILTAKIKLKNGQEIKVAIPNTPFNGETPWRAGQREAALKAGYTPLETTKNSVPGMHAEENLGAYIKEQGGGLVLEWAIARGDNGTSFICKSATCRVMTAEWGPQEFK; from the coding sequence ATGGACTCTAGAAAACCTATAGGTAAGGCTTCTGCTATGTCTGAAAATACATTGACAGATAGCTCTGGAATTTTAAATAGTTTTCGCGAAGGTAAAGCTAAAACGAAATCCAATGCCATTGAAATTCCATCAATATCCTTACCCAAAGGTGGCGGAGCTATAAAAGGAATAGATGAAAAATTCACGGTAAATGCTGTGAACGGAACTGCTTCTTTTTCTATCCCATTACCTTTTTCTCAAGCCAGAGGAGTTACACCATCTTTATCAGTTTCTTATAACTCTGGTTCAGACAATGGTATTTTTGGTTTAGGGTGGAATTTAAATTTAAGTTCTATCAAGCGTAAAACAGATAAGCTGCTTCCCCAGTATTTAGATTCAATTAACGGAAGTGCGGATAGTGATATTTTTCAATTTTCAGAAGCTGAAGATCTGGTTCCTGAGTTTAGTAAGGCTGATGATGGAACATTTTTAAAAGATGAAAAGGACGATTACATCATTTATGAGAAAAATTCTGAAGATGACCTATATGTCATACGATTCTTCAGACCCAGAATAGAAGGCCTCTTTGCCCGTATTGAACGATGGACTAAAAAAGATGGTAGTGATATAAAATGGAGGGTTATTACCAGTGACAACATAACAACATTGTTTGGCTGGTCAATAAATTCAAGGATAGCAGATCCTCAGGATGATAAGAAAATTTTTGAGTGGCTCCCAGAATTTACATTTGATGATAAAGGAAATTGTTGCAATTATATCTACAAATCTGAGGATCTGGAAGGAATTGATCTTAATTTAATTCATAATAAAAACAGGATCAAAAATAACTCAATCACCTATACCAATCTTTACATCGAAAAGGTCTTATATGGCAATATTACCCCATATAAAAACTTTGGAGATGCTTTTCCTTCCAATGAAGATTTTTTATTTAAAACAGTATTCGATTATGGCACTACCATTAACAATGAAAATCCTGAAACCTTTCATCCCTGGGACTTCCGCAATGATGCTTTCTCTGAATATAAATCAGGATTTGAAATTCGCACTACAAGGCTCTGTAAAAGGGTATTGTTATTTCATCATTTTAAAGGAGAAAATGAATATGATGGACTTGTTCGTTCGTTGAATTTTGAATATGATACTTCTACTGAACAGGACTTTACTTTTCTGAAATCGATCACTTCTATTGGTTATATCAAAAAAGCAGATGGAAGCTATTCCTCAAAAAAACTTCCTCCATTCGAATTTGAATACCAGAAACATGTCTGGAACAATGAAATAAAATCTATTCCGCCAGAAGCTCTGATGCATGCACCTTCCGGAATTGAAGAATCGCCATATCAATTCGTGGATTTGTTTAATGAAGGCCTTTCAGGAATACTTTCAGAACAGGAAACAGGTTGGTATTATAAGCACAATCTCGGAGATGGTAATTTCGAACCGGCTAAACTGGTTTCTCCAAAGCCTTCTTTTGCCGGGCTGGGCTCTCATCTTCAGTTAGCTGATCTGGATGCCGATGGAGGAAAGCAACTTGTAAGCTATATTAATGAACCTAAAGGTTATTTTGAGCTGAATGATGACAATGAATGGCAACTCTATCAAAACTTTAAAACATTACCAAATATAAATTTCAATGATCCTTTTACCCGGATGATTGACCTGAATGGTGACGGAAAGCCAGAACTGGTTATCAGTGAAGATAATGTATTTACCTGGTACGAATCAGAGGGTAGAAATGGATTTAAGGATGCCAGGAAAACCACTAAACCGTCTGATGAAGAGATTGGTCCCCACCTGATCTTTGCTGATCTGAAACAGATTATTTTCCTCGCAGATATGTCCGGGGACGGGCTTACTGATATCATTAGAATTCGTAACGGAGAGATCTGTTATTGGCCTAATCTGGGTTATGGGAAATTCGGAGCAAAGGTCGCCATGGATAATGCTCCTGTATTTGATCATGAAGATATTTTTAACCCTTCGTTCATTAAGCTTGCGGATATTGATGGTTCCGGAATTCCTGATATTATTTACCTAGGTAAAAATAAATTTTCCTGTTATAAAAACTTAAGTGGTAACAGTTTTTCCATTAAACCCTTTGAAATACCTTTTTTCCCTGAAATTCATAGCCTATCAAACTTTAATGTAACAGATTTCCTTGGAACTGGTGTGGCCTGTATTATATGGTCCAGCCCTCTTGCAAAAGATGCAACAACGCCATTAAAATATATAGATCTGATGAACAGTAAGAAACCTCATGTTATGGTTTCTTATAAGAACAATATGGGGAAGGAAGTTTCCCTTGAGTATTCACCCTCTACGAAATTTTATATTGAAGATAAACTTGCAGGAAAACCGTGGGTTACCAAACTACATTTTCCTGTTCATTGTGTTTCGAAAGCAACTTCAGAAGATAAAATTACAGGACATAAGTTCAGCTCAAACTATAAATATCATCATGGTTATTACGATCATTTTGAAAGAGAATTCAGAGGGTTTGGAATGGTGGAACAGACAGATGCAGAGACTTTTGAACATTGGGTGAAATCAGGTGCGACCAATATCACAGTGGCGGATTTACATCAGGAACCGGTGATAACGAAACAATGGTTTCATACCGGATCCTTTCTCCGCAAGGATAAAATACTTTCTCACTTCGAGCATGAGTATTGGTATGAGGAAATGGGGAGACAAGGATTTACTGCTGTAAATCATGAGAAGAAACTGGATGATGCATTTATAATTCCTTCAAAAGGAATTCCTCAATCTGTAATTGATAATCTAAGTTCTGAGGAATATCAAGAAGCCCTTCGTGCATGCAAGGGCATGCCCCTGCGTTCGGAGGTATTTGCCCATGATGCGATTAAATTCGGAAATACACCGAATGCAAGAAAGAAAGAATTAACTCCTTTTTCTGTTGATACTCATAATTGTGTGATTGAGCTTCTGCAACCAAAGGGAAAAAACAGATATGCTGTTTTCATTGTAAAAGAAAGTGAAGCAATTAATTATAGCTATGAAAGAAATACGGAAGATCCACGCATTGGGCATACTCTTAATATTAAGCTGGATGAATATGCGAATGTTCTTGAATCGGTATCAGTAGTATATCCGAGAAGAATTGAAAACATTTCTCTTCCTATAGAAATTCAGGATGCTCAGAATAAACTTGCTATCACCTTTACAAAAAATGAATTTACAAACGATGCTTTTGATAACAACGCCAATAGAATGCGCTTGCTCGCTGAGGTTAAAACTTATGAACTGAAAGGGGTAATCAAAACAGGTGACTATTATTCATTAAAGGATTTTCAAAATATTCTGGATGATGTTAATTCATCTCAGGCGCTATATCACGAACTCGACAAGCCATTAGATACTAACAAAGCACAGAGAAGGCTTATAGAGCATGTAAAAACACTTTTTTACAGAAATGATCTGACAGGACCTTTGTCTCTGAAAACTTTGGAAACGAAGGCTATTGGTTTTGAAAGTTACCAGCTGGCTTATACTCCCCAGCTGTTGAACGATATTTTTGGAGCTAAAGTAAATGATGCATTAATAGAACTTGAAGGGAAGTTTAGGCACAGTATTGATGAATTGGGTAATCCAGATTCTGATTGGTGGGTTCGTTCCGGGACCACGCAGTTTATAGAAGGAACAGAAACTTTAACCGATGCTCAGAATCGTTTCTATGTTCCTCTTTCTTATACTGATCCATTTGGCTCCAAAACCAAAGTCAAGTATTATAGAAGTTACTTCTTGTTTCTGGAAGAAACGGAAGATGTCCTTGGAAATAAAACCAAAGTATCTGAATTCAATTTCCGAACGCTTTCGCTGAATAGAATGATGGATATCAATGGAAATCTATCAGAAGTTCTAACAGACGAACTTGGATTAGTAAAAGCAATGGCAATAATGGGCAAGGGAAGCCAGGCTGATGATTTATCGAACTTAAAAGAAGAGACAGATGTAACTGAAAACGCAGCGGTATTTAGCTTCTTTAATCTTCCGGAAACACCACATGGTGTTACTGATTCAATAACTCTGATCAATATCGGAAGACAATTGCTTCAAAATGCCACTGCACGTTTTGTTTATGATTTTGATGCTTATAAAAATACAGGTAAACCAGTAGTCGTAGCATCCATTCTCCGTGAAACACATTTCAGAAATGAGGACGGTGATCTAAATCCAGAGACAAGGCTTCAGATAAGTTTTGAATATTCTTCGGGGGCCGGTCAGGTGACAATGAAAAAGGTGCAAGCTGAGCCTGGTCTTGCAAAAAGAGTTCGTGTTCAATTGAATAATTCTGTTCTTGTAGAGGAGGTAGATACCGGCACCTTATTGAGGTGGATTGGCAATGGTAAAACCATTGTTAATAATAAAGGTAACGTTGTAAAGCAATACGAACCTTATTTCTCTGTCAGTAATAATTACGAAGACTATAAAGAACTGGTTCAAACGGGAGTTAGTTCTTTAATGTTTTATGATGCTATTGGACGACTTATCCGGACAGACATGCCAGACGGTACTTTCTTTTCTGTAACCTTTGATAGCTGGAAACAGGTAATGTTTGATGCCAATGATAATGTGCTGGAGAGTGATTGGTACAAAAGGAGGACAAACAATACTCGAGCGGATTTTATCACAGATATAAAGGAGCAGGAGGCTGCAGCAAAAACCTCTTTACATGCTGATACTCCAGGTCAAATGCATTTAGATACTTTATCAAGACCGGTTCTCTCTATTGCCCATAATAAAAATACGATCACGAATACAGATGAATATTACAATACTTTTGCTGAGCTTGATGTAGAAGGGAATCTCCGTTCAGTCAAAGATGCCCGTGGAAATGTAGTCATGGCTTACAAATATGACATGCTTGGGAATCTGGTGTATCAATCTGGAATGGATAACGGTCAACGGTGGTTGCTAACCAATGTTATTGGAAATCCATTACGTACTTGGGATGAAAGATTCCATGAGTTTCAGTATTTCTATGATGAAGCTCATCGGCCGACCCATAGCAAAGTACTCGGTGGTGACGGTACACCACTGAATCATATCTTCGATAGAATTATTTATGGAGAAAGTTTGCTAACGAGTATAAGAACAGATTCCAATAGATTCAATGAAGGGGCTTTACAAAAGGATAATGTACTTGGACAAGTAATTAAGCATTATGATACAGGAGGATTAATCGATACTCCTTTATTTGATTTTAAAGGACAACCTAAGTCTACCAGCAGAAGAATTTTTATAAAATATAAGGAAACCGCTAATTGGATTGATGCTAATCTGAGTATTGATCTAGAAAGTGATACTTATACTTTCATTACCCAAACAGATGCATTAGGAAGGATTGTTCATCAAACAACTCCAGATGGGAGTGTAATTACTCCACTTTATAACGAAGCCGGTTTGTTGGATAGCGAAGCCGTTTTGCACCCGGGAGCGATTTTGGCAAAATCTTATATAAAGACTATTAATTATAATGAAAAGGGACAAAGAGAACGGATCATTTATGGTAATGATGTAATTACTCATTTCACTTATGACAAAGACACTTTACGACTAAAAAGGCTGGTAAGCAGGAGGCAAAACAATGGCCTCCTTCAGGATCTTCAGTATACCTTCGATGCTACCGGGAATATAACCCATATACATGATAACGCTATTCCCACTGTATTTTTTGACAACATGCAGATTAATGCGGTTAGTGAATATACCTATGATGCTTTTTATCGTCTGGTGGAAGCAAGTGGCAGAGAGAACAATGCAGCATTGAATTTCAGTATCTGTGATAATTGGAATGATAAGCCATTTCTGCATAATATGAATCTTGGTAATCCCATGGCAGTGCGACATTACACTCAACGTTATCAATATGATGCTGTCGGAAATATTGTGGAAATGAAACATCTTGCTACAGGAGGTAACTGGACAAGAGGCTATGAATATGAAACCTCCAACAACAGGCTTAAGCGTACCTTCATTGGTGACAATGGCAATCCGATTGACTACACTAATTACGCTCATCATGCCAAACATGGTTATTTAGAGAAATTACCACATCTGGAAAAGATAGGATGGAACTTTAAAGAAGAGGTAGTGCTGACCTCCCGTCAGCATTGTACAGGGGACAATATTCCTGTCATTACATATTACCAATATGATGGAAGCGGGCAACGTATCCGTAAGATAACCGAAAACCAGGCTAATTCTGGAGTATCAACTAGCAAGAAAGAGGAACGCATTTACATTGGTGGCTATGAGATCTACAAGAAACATAGTGGAGCTCAAGCAGGGCTTGAAAGAGTGTCTTTGAGCCTAATGGATGGGGATCATCGTTTCGTAATGATAGAAACACGAAATGATGTAGATGATGGTACAGAAAAGCAATTGGTACGATATCAGTTGCACAATCACCTTGGTTCTTCATCATTGGAATTGGATAATTCGGCTCAGGTAATTTCCTATGAAGAATATCATCCTTACGGAACTACAGCTTATCAGGCCAATAATGCAACTATAAAATCTACTGCGAAAAGATACCGCTATACAGGTATGGAGCGGGATGAAGAGACTGGGCTGGAATATCATAGTGCAAGGTATTATTTGCCGTGGTTGGGGAGGTGGCTGAGTTGTGATCCGATAGGGGTAAAGGGGGGGATAAATTTGTTCACTTATTGCAATAACAACCCAATAATTAGAACCGACGCTAAAGGAACGGAGTGGGAGCTAACCTGGAAATTTTGGCAATGGGAACCCATAAATTTTACCAAGGAAGAAATAGTCCCAACCGCAAAAGTCTTTTCAGGCAATGTTGTCGGAACTGTCCACGCCATCTTTGGCTATGATACTGATAGAGAACTCGATCCCGATCAGGCCGCGGGTTATGAATGGGCACAGGACACTTTTCGTTGGCAAAGATTCAAACCAGTGCAGAAACTTCGTGATAAAATTATAAATAGTCCAACCGCATCCAAAATTGTGGCCAATGTTCTCGGATTCATGAGCGCCTTCGTGCCTTTTGCTCCTAGCGGTGATGATCTTCCGGAATCGATGCAGTATGATTACAAAAGGATGAGCTTTGCAGCTAGTAGCACTGCTATGTTAATGGGGCTCGCTAAACCTTCAAAGGGCCAAAACTTTAGTCCTCCTCCGTCCCCAGCCCTTGTAACAGACACAGGAGCATTGGTCACGACAGTTTCTTCTTCCAGTGTAACCACGGGGATGGGGCCCTTTGCAATGGCGATGGCAGCAAGCAAAGATGCCTCCAGTAAAGGTTCTGCCCAATCCCCCCAAAAAACTTCAAAAAAAGTAACTCACAAAGGAGTAGCAACCGACATTCTAAAAGCAAATAAAGAAAACAGATCAAATCAAACAATTCTTACTGCAAAGATCAAGCTTAAAAACGGACAGGAAATAAAAGTTGCAATACCCAATACTCCATTCAATGGAGAGACTCCCTGGAGAGCAGGTCAAAGGGAAGCTGCCCTAAAAGCAGGCTATACTCCACTTGAAACAACTAAAAACAGTGTGCCAGGGATGCATGCAGAAGAGAATTTAGGCGCCTACATTAAGGAGCAGGGAGGAGGATTAGTTTTAGAGTGGGCTATTGCCAGGGGCGATAATGGAACAAGCTTCATTTGCAAATCTGCAACTTGTAGAGTCATGACCGCTGAATGGGGACCACAAGAGTTTAAGTAA